A portion of the Candidatus Ruthia endofausta genome contains these proteins:
- the grpE gene encoding nucleotide exchange factor GrpE: protein MTKKKPENKNQKKSSTEKEDIEAAIKAASQTPQKDDLQEQLAQAQQSAKDNWNKLLRSQAEMENLKRRNAKDVENAHKFALDGFVKALLEVKDSLSMGIKTAQEEKATVKHIIEGLEMTDKVFLSTLEKFGVEMISPEGETFNPELHEAVIMVPMPDKNSNSVLEVVQFGFTLNGRLVRPAMVVVVQ, encoded by the coding sequence ATGACAAAAAAGAAACCAGAAAATAAGAACCAAAAAAAATCCTCAACAGAAAAAGAGGATATTGAAGCCGCCATTAAAGCTGCCTCGCAAACACCTCAAAAAGATGATTTGCAAGAACAGCTAGCCCAAGCGCAACAATCTGCCAAAGATAATTGGAACAAACTTTTAAGGTCTCAAGCAGAAATGGAGAACCTCAAACGCCGCAACGCTAAAGATGTTGAAAATGCACACAAGTTTGCACTGGATGGTTTTGTCAAAGCATTGCTCGAAGTCAAAGACTCGTTAAGCATGGGCATTAAAACTGCACAAGAAGAAAAAGCCACCGTTAAGCATATTATTGAAGGGCTAGAAATGACCGATAAAGTTTTTCTCTCAACCCTAGAAAAATTTGGCGTAGAAATGATTAGCCCAGAAGGTGAAACCTTTAACCCAGAATTACACGAAGCCGTTATCATGGTGCCCATGCCAGACAAGAACTCAAATTCTGTTTTAGAAGTCGTACAATTTGGTTTTACTTTAAATGGTCGCTTAGTTCGTCCAGCAATGGTGGTGGTAGTCCAATAG